In Epinephelus lanceolatus isolate andai-2023 chromosome 7, ASM4190304v1, whole genome shotgun sequence, the genomic stretch AGATAtggctgttttgtttgtgattccaccttttaaaataatcagtttTACTTTGCTAGCAGGACATAGGCCGAGGTATAACTAAGTAAACTGCAATCTTTGTACAGTCAATTAAGATACCTTcatacaaaatattttgggaCAATTTATGGGCATCATTGGACAGTAGGTCTATCACAAAATCAGGGGTGATATGGGAAAATCAGAGATTTGCAGAACATTTAGCAGCAatggagaaataaaacacacatgcaaaaccaAGAAAATAAACGATTCAGCAATTAAACATATAAAAGTATGGACTGTGTTTGGGATGTGAAAAACACAGGCAATGAATAAAATCATAATATAGCCTGTTCATGAGATTAAAGTATTATTAAACACTGTCACAGACAGCAATGTAACTATCATTTTTTACCAATTATCCAAACACAGCAATTACCAAATATGAGCGATCTACTGTATTATATTCTTACAGGGAGTTATTTATTACACATACTTGATTTTCTGTAATGTTACTCTTGTGTCTTACTCGTCACCTAAATATAAACAATACAATCGGGCTTTAGTAGTGTAACATATAGATTTAGTATAAACTCCTGTTCTTAATCCTTAGCCTTGTTGCCGGTATCATGTTCAACACTAAGAACTCTGTTCCAGttggcaacagcagcagcgtCTCTCTTCATGTGGGATGGACTAAACGCTGTCCAATGGCAGCTTCTCAGCAGCTAATGTAATTTTGTTGAGGGGAGTGTTCTGTTAACAGCATTTTATCCAGACAGTGTCAGAGTGTTGACAAAGAGACTTCAGGGAAAGGAGAAGTGATTTCCCAACAGCTCATCTCTGACCAGCAGAAACCAGAGGTGAGTTTTTACCACAAGACAAGAAGAGCACTGCTGCAGGCATGTTGCTGTTGGAAACCACCCAGAGGTTTAGATAGACTGTTTTCTTAAAGTTTTGGTTTGAATTTTGAGTTAAAAATGTTACAGGCCTTGCCTGCATGACTCGTAATCTGAAAATCTGCATGTCAGAGTTCATTTATGTGTTGAGCAAGTCCCTACTCCCTTCctcttttaacatttaaatatcaTTTAAACTAAAAGCAGTGGTAGATGAAGTAATCAGATCATTTAGTTAAGTTTGTTAGTTACgtttatttctgtcattttccaacttgtaAAACTCAAATACACTGGCAGATAGACAATACATTAACATTAAGTTAGTGCTTTTTtagcattaaaaaacaaactaataCTGCACTGTTAAGAttctctgttacaagtaaaaggtCCCGCATACGTAATGTAGAACTAAAATCAGTGTCTACTGGTAGTAGTATATAAAGTAATTATAATCAggaaaatatacttaaagtaagtaaaaaagaaaaaagtaaaatgaattaatgcAGAAAGATTGCCGCTGTAACACCTTCACAATGCTTGTTTTTTCCAGCCGAGACTCTAAAACTCAAAAATAATCAAGATAATtagaaagaaaagaagcaaataatcacatttgggaagctggaaccatgaaatgtttAAGAAGATTATTAGAATAGTTGCCACTTTTTCCCAATATTCTGTGAATCAACTTATTGGTTAATCAACTGATCATTTCAGCTTCACTCAagtgaagtacaagtacctcaaatttgtacttcaatacttaagtaaagttACTCACTGAACTTTAGCTACatgaaatgagaaaataaaaaaatatgaataataaaaaaaaaaaattaaagtactAGCAGAAAGTTTTCCATTTattatcccccccccccaacaaaCAAAATTCACTTCAATTACCGATCAAACATCTGCATCTTCAGAAGTTCTGTTGTGTAAAATGCTCACAAAGGTTCCCAGCGTTTCTcaaaaaataatgttgttttCTCTGAGATTATACATAATCTTCTGTGAGGGTAGGTATGATGGGAACTCTTTAAGCCATAGAGACACACTAGGGGGCTCCTCACTTTTCCATTTGTTTAATGCAACAGGGCTGGTCTTACAAACTGAAAATTGCCTCTCATAACTGGCGAAACTGTCCCCAGTAAAGTCAGTCATGGGTTGGTTGGGATCTCCACCCCCACAATTCTTTTTATAAACTAATCTATAGAGATAGATTTCCAGTACTGTTCCAGACATCTACATGTCCAGAACATGTGTCAAAGAGTCCCTGCTTCAGTCGTACATCTCGGACAGTACTCTGAGTAGCTACTACTTGTGTTGTGGAGACGATACGGCATCAAGTAAACCCTGTGTATTAGGTTAGACTGTAAGATTCTGTGTCGGCTGCTATAGGAGAATGATTGAGAGCTATCACAAATCAGCTTCCACTCAGAGTCCTTTACAGACACTTGATGCCCACTGAGGAATAGTGATGAATGGCATCACCATTATTACACAACACATACTGTGTCAAAACAAATTCTTATTAGTAGCTTCTTTGCTTCTAGATACATGCACTACAGTCAGGGTGatatgtgactgctgacacagTCCCCCTCAGTCATCTGGCGTCAGAGGCCTCTGCTTGTGACTGAGATTGGCCTCAGTGGTTTCACAGCCCTCAGTGTATCAAAGTGCTGCTTCTGTCTCTGGCTCCATGAGATCATTACATCACCAACCGTGTTGAGTTTAACACAACGCCTGATCTATCTGTTTCAGGGAAATGTTGAATAAGAACCAGATAGGCTAACTCTGGATGACACTCGAGACATTTCAACCACAGAGACTGTAGGACTGAGCCAGTGGTATGATACTTCTAATTAATTCtttacacttatcttttgaaaCATGCTCGTAATGTGGTGATTTTAACCCTTCATGAgttgttctgttttttaaaaagttccacctgcttccttgtttactgatgtttagaTTTCATGGATCAAGACAGCTCTTTACGTCCAGGAGATGATGGAGACCTGTCAATGCTCATTGGTGAGGGGTTGCCGAGGCTCAGGGATGCTGTCGTCATGGTGATGTCACGTGCCCGTCAGAGAGTTGTACAGGGCTTTGTTGTGTCAAGTTTTGTCCTCCTACTCCTCTGGATCGCAGCCTTTTTATATGGGAGCTTCTACTACTCGTACATGCCCAGGGCTGCTTACTCCTCACCTGTGCACTACTactacaggtgtgtgtgtgtgtgtgtgtgtgtgtgtgtgtgtgtgtgtgtgtgtgtgaactcctgtccagctgtgtttgattCCTGTGCTATTTACTATTTACTGTCACTCAGTCATTCATATTTATGTGTGCAGGACAGACTGTGAATCTCCTTCATCTTTTTGGTGCTCTTATCCAGTGGCAAACGTCTCTCTGATGAGGAATAAGAAACatgtatgtatgaatgtgtgcgtgtgtatgtgtatgtatctGTGTCTATTCCCAGGAGTGTaatctttttaaactttatatttAGGCTCTGACATTCGGCCAGGCCTATCGGATGTCTCTACGGCTGGAGATGCCTGATTCCCCAACCAATCAGGATCTGGGGATGTTCATGATCAAGACAACCTGTTTCTCTCGGGATGGGGGGAAAGTTGCCTCCTCTGCTCGCTCTGTGAGTGTCTGATTTCTTTAGCTCCCATGTGGCCACATGTGTACAAACAATCAAATACTGCTTCATTACTAGATCCTGCAAACTCAATGATTCACTGTTGCATTGCTGTGTGTTTCTCAGGCAAGACAGCTGCTGTCCGCCACCAGCTCTCGCTTTGTGAGTACAGCGCTGACGCACATTAACCTTTTAATCACACAGCCTGGTCAGAGCCAGATTAGGGCTGCTTATGCTTGCTGCAGAGCTCCACCGCAAAAGAAGGTGATCTCAGTGCTCAGGTGACTGAGCTGGCAGGATGAACACGTGAACTGGTGACTGATACAACAAATACATGATGGGAGGAAAGCTTTTCCAGTGAATTTAGATATGTAAGGGCAGCCATCATTAACtttaactagtccatacccattggtagctttgtcaccttctacctatgccaatcctcaatgcctatgtgtaGTTttaaaacatgggacagacagaatgacacactgacagtttccgtgattatgtacatcataccataccatgacttagtcataccaaaaattagaagagaaaaaaacaatcggccacagggggagccacagcgatcggtcgcattttagccatttttaagcatttttctgttgttatagcgccacccagttgccaattagagttaaatttctccagtcaccttgaggcgtcctgttctacatatctaccaagtttagtaaaaattcatatggcggttaggcctagataagaaattagctctctagcgccccattttgtttgatggggtcaataatggaggggtcccctcagattatgtgtgttcagttttagtaagttttccaacttttgtcaagagggaactttagatattggtccctagattatgttcaccgagtttcatgcagatcggtcaaacttcctaggaagagattcaatttaagtgtttttcaaaaaattcaaaatggaggaaaatcaatataaccggaagttacgggttcttgaggcaaatttgttcctcatgaggagaggcatctctgtgcaaagtttcatgtctctacaacatacaggccatgagatatgcccattcaaagtttgcaatttcaatcggttgctatagcgcccccctttggccaattgatgtaatattgcttcattcgcatcctcccatgaccctctaccactgtgccaaatttcacatggattgaccaagtcagtgaggagaaaaatgtggaacagacacacagacagacagagtttttgtcattatatagtaagaagaCTACTATATTAAACACTGAGtgatctggaaaaaaaaaagtaccttGTTTGTTAAGGGCCCCGTTATCTAATGCTGAGTAAACTGACGACCCCtgactaagtgacatattttatggatatttcatatcATATGCCATGCATAACAGTAACAATACAGAACAGCTGGTAAACAGTACAAATAACTGAAACAATGGATGCagtaactgcaggaagtttgtgtgaaatgagtcatttctaTGGATTTTAAGCAGACATTGTGTATTTCCTTTCATTTCTAGCAATCAAACATACTTAAAAgtggtttttattttgacaaattcagtgttCTACTCTGAGGCTTGGTCGTGGACTTTTCATGTCGATTTAATGTGCAAGGTAGCCTGGGTCcgtctgttgttgacattctgggacgctgtgtcaacttgagcctgttacatgcattgtgtcttttcaaaacacatttctgttttcacaggaaatgtacagtttgcataaagtctctttcaaagtaaGCACACTACGTCGGTACTACACcacaaatttacatttttttctttcaacagcaaacacacgtGATTATATTTAGCTAACACGCATGTTGTGAAGTTTAGGCAAAAGAAGAGCACATGGTtaagttaagaaaaaaaactgggtttggctttacagtcataCAGGAAGCGGACTCTGGCCTCTAAGGCGAAAGTTGGTGAtggctggacccatccaccaccgtTCCCATTCACCCTAGTTGGACATTTTGCCCTTAACTTATGTTGTCGTTCAGCCACGTTTCCCGCTGACACCAGCgcctggctgcgtatcatgcctacatgaaggatggctttttttgttggtgtctgacgtgGAAGTCACTGCGCTGGTATTCAACGACTGCGGAATGAGACTGGGTTGTCAATATAGCTTGTGTTTAGGTCTTCAACAGGCCCTTACTGAAAtaacaattaattaattttatttttctttgcagAATGTAATGAAATGCTGAAGTATAGACCTACTGTGTATTTTTAGAAAAATTTATCTTACAACCCTTAAAATTAAGGCCTCACAACCCACCATGAAGCTTTAGGGACCTCATTTAGGGGGCTGGACCCTCAGATTGGGAACCAGTGTTCTAATAAATACCACTTTTGAAGCCTGGCACTATATTTGAGAGGTGTTGATATGGTAGTTTTACAGGCTTGTGATATTTGTGCATTGAATAATAAGATGTTTTGAATATAAAGTATACTGATCAGCATCACAAAATACTCTGTCACAAAGTACAGCTTCAAAACTTCAAAATGTGACGTCAGGTTTAAACAAAAACTGAGCTTCTTTGAGTCCACTGAGATCAGCTTTTGCTAGTGTTAATTTAACTGGGCACAAATCATTGAGTTCCATCAATGACAACATCAGTCACCCTTCCGGAAGTATTCATCATGATATCAGTGAAAACATCTTCTGGGGATATGGCATCATACATTTGTAAGGAAAGAGCAGATTAATGAATCCTTAGGAGACTGAATTAAGCCCTGTGTTGTGTGTATGACTCTGTTGTCCTGCTGTGGTCAGAGCATGCTGCGATACCGATCTGACCTGCTGAGGTACCTGGGAACGCTGCTGTTCCTCCCGGCCTTTCTGACCGGTGTCGCTGAGCAGAAACAAGTGCTGGAGGTGGAGCTCTTCTCAGACTACACGGACGACCCTGTGAGTCCTGCTCTGCTTTATGAATGTGTTGGCATGTGTCAGTGGGCTGGGATGTCTATCTCATAGGTTTGTCTTCATGTGCACAGTATGCCCCCTCGGTCACGGCCCTCATTGAGATCTTGTCCAACAAGGTGCAGATCTACTCCTCTGAGCTCAACATTCATGCTCACTTCACTGGTTTAAGGTAAGATGTGTACatcatgattaaaaaaatctataatCTTTAAACGTACAGCACAAAGTGAGGCTGCAGTTACTGTGATTAGTTGTCCAGATTTCTACAATATAACACGTTGACATGTTTCATATTTGTTCCATCTACTATCAAGAGAATGAGTTATTAATCTCATTAAACACCACATGTCAGTGACCTTTTAAAAGAGGAAGAGCATCATTATCTTAGCACTGACAGAAAATGTATCGCAGAGGATGAAGACACATAAATTTCTCCACTGACAGCAGCCTCATTAACACAACGACTGTAACCACAGGACTCATTTCTTCACTGGAAAAACTCACTTTTTTATGTCTCCTCCTACACTAACAGCCCACAGTGGAGTAAATGCATCACACTCAGATGTTTTCTTTGTGGTTTTCTGGAggaaatgactgaaaaaaaaaaacttcctggCACAGAAGTCAAACTGAGAGAAAGTGGGATAACTGCAGCCTTTTCATCATAATTACTGGCATCCCATAACaactcttttctttgtttttccacGTCAGATACTTGCTGTTCAACTTCCCTACCCTATCAGCCCTGGTGGGCGTGTCCAGTAACTTCATCTTCCTCAGTCTCCTCTTCGTCCTCAGCTACGTGAGGTTGCTGCTGGGAGAGGAGTGGGGGCCGCAACAGGTGAGAGGAGAGACAATGTTTAACTACAGCTGCAGGGCTGCGCACACTTCATGAGTTTGGTGTTTAAGTGAGTGTGAAATATGACCTGATCCCTCTCAGGTGCTGTAGCTCAGTCTCAGCAAGCTCCGAGTGATTGTTTTCCTCTTTGTTTACAGCTCAGAGCAGATGGACTGCTGTCAGATAGGGGCAATAACGTGAACAACAACCAGCAAGAGGATGAAAAAGACGCTGCTGCaggtacaaaaacacaagtgtaGGGAATTTCAACATTATTCAAGTCATCTGCATCAGTCACTACAAGAATAAATCCTTTGACAggtgctgcagagctgctgggtCCCCTCCAGATGACCCCCACAAATCCGAGTCAGGAGAGGCTCCGTTTGATCTCAGACGGCGGCACAGAGGTGCAGAACAGACAGATTCAGCCTCACATTGAATAAAtgaatcagaggcagagtgagGACATTAATAACAGAGAGGGGTAAAGTGTAGGGAACGATAAGATGTAGTGAAGATTTAAGCAAGATATGTGGTTGAAAATGACTCAGAAAGCACCCACACACCTCTGACAAATATGTCGGGTGACGACCTGAGCTGCACTGTTTGAGTTGTGGATCTTTTTGCTCTTACATCATGTCCTCTGTGTTAACACtcacactgtttcatttttaatcacATGACCCTATTATTTATGGGATAGACTCACCTGTGCCTTCGTCACCTCACACAAATCTCTCATTGTCAGAGCCTTTTTATTGCTTTGCACTTCATAGCTGTGATGTAGTGTCCACTAAAACTGTCCAATatcaaataaacacataagACACTATCAAGGAAATAcctatatgaataaataaagtatgTGAGATAAGCATGACACTGTAATCATCCACTAATTATTATGAGTCATTATTTTATCTGGGGTCTTTTTTTATGTATTCCATCAACTTCTTTTGGCTTCAGGATGTAAGAATGTGGAGCTGTGTGTAGATTATAACTCTCATACTGGCTGAAATGTTACTTTAAAATGCTTAAAACCTGATACTTGATCAATGTGTCTGTCAGCTGAACATGttacaaaacatttgtctttgtatGTTCAACCTTTAACTGCACTTCAGTCGgaacaaaactattttaacAATCTGATTGTCACCTGAAAAAAAACGTGTCACCTGTGTCACTTCCACCATAAACTGTACTCCAGTTGTCTTATTGCACACTGTTTTTGCATGTTGTATGCAATATATATTTTCGATCAAATaccttgatattgatattgcgACAAGCACTGACTGCTGGTgccttcacaaaatatttacacaatggatttttgataaataatcatcatccataatgtggatgtaatgaagaagtgggtaaaggcaaatattaGAACAGCTAgtacagtctggtaagttcagaaaattacatcattttCCTGTGATGCAGCCTTTAGAACCAGGACAAGACACTTCCAatattatgatatccaaaatctatgTCGATATCTCTTCTAATATCACAGTATCAATATAATACCAATACTGCTGGACCTTACATCCTAGTGTCCTGTGCTCCCTGTCATTTGACTGTGCTAataagctaacaagctaactaaATTCCACTAACTTATTTAGGAAATCCAAACCTGATTTTATTGGTTGTTAAACTGCACAAAATGCAATGAGACCGGTTTATAATAAGCTAGTGAAACAACATGGAGAACACATTAACATTCAGGCGACACATCAGGACAACATGCAAAACAACACTGTCAAATGTGCAGAGAGTGCAACAACACAACTGAAGTAGAAAGCTGAGTTGACacagacaaatgttttgtcagGAGATCAATCAACAAAGACAATCAAGACTGTCAAAATAGTTTTGTCAACCTGTGCATCTCTTTCTGTTACACAAAAATATATTGAATTGATTGAATTTTCAGTCAAAATGTGTTTAACATGGCTGCAAATCCATTCTTAAGTTCACTCTGTTTAACTGTTGcaataaaacctttaaaaatgtttatcagactgtttgtttctttgtgtttgtatcTTCTGTGCAGTCCGTAAACACTGCCCCAAAACAGTTAATCCTCAAATCCATTCATATATTTGGGGGGAGGGCACGTTACTCTATCTCCACCCTGCTCTCTGACACAGGGTCATTCTTGGATGTCCTCTCAGCTGTTTTAGTTTTGGAAACTTAATGATGTCACTGCATGCAAAATACGGCATCAGCAGGGATAATGAGAGAGGGATGTAGCTCACTGACAGGCACGGAGCTTTCCAACAGGTGGAGGACAAAGGTAAGGTGAAGTAAGTGAGACACATGTTATACTTTATAGTGTTATATCTTCATTTGTGTCCTTTGAAAAGAGCATAGAGTTATTGTTGAGGATGTGTTAGAGTGGGGTTTAGACTTGTATAAACTAATTTCCTCAAGCCTattcaaactgtacaactcttGTAAACATTTCCTTGTTTTGTAAAAGCACATGCGTTGGGCTCATGGAGTAGATTCAACACCTACGCTCACCCACTGGACTCGAAGATGGACATGGTGACAGATGAGAACCacatggaggagatggagatggagacagagaaaaaccaAACTATGGATAATGACTTTTCTGCCACACTGTCAGAGGAGACGGACAGACATCTGACAATCAGTGAACGGCCttccagcagctgcaggagagTCAGATTGAGATCTAGACCCAAACTCCAGTCCACAAAAAGCTTCCCCCCTTACAGTCAGTGTATAGGTGGACTTGGAGAGGACGGGGAGCAGGACAATGAGCTCGATTCAGAATCAAGCGAAGTGAATAGGGAAGACAGGAGTGAGGTCATTCAAGGCACGGAAAAGAAACAGGACATTGAATTGATCCCAAGATGTGCAAGGGATGAAGTGAAGTTAAAAtggaggctgaggaggagggagaggttAGGTGGGAGCCATGAGGTTGATACAGACGGATGGGAGAGGGTGAGGTGGAGCGGGAAAAGAAGGGTAGAGGAGACTGTAAGAGAGGCGTGGGAATATGAAGAGGGGGGCATGAGCAGTGAGTTGAAACACAGGAGAAATAGAGACTCCAGTTtggacaaagaaagaaaagaagaggaggatacagagaggaagagagtttTGGCAACAAAGGAAGAAGACGAGGAGAACAAGGTGACCCCAGAGGGGATGGATGAAGAGGCCGAGGAGCTGAGAGGCGGCTCCGCAACACATCAGTGGTCCTCCCCACATCCAATTCTCTCCAAGCTTTTgcactcctccacctcctcctccagctcctccatcaACCTCTCCTCAGCAGAGAGCGATGAGGTCTTCAGCGAAGGAGAGGATGTTGGCTCAAAGAGGAGGGCGTTCAGGAAGGTGAGAATGAACAGATGTGGTGTTaagtttttcattttggtgtgTATCATAGTAAATATCATAGTACTGCTATCACACCTGTGCATGTGGCTGCTCTGGTTTTCCATGGAAGAGGCTTACTAGAACTATATTTCTCAACTGTTCTTTGCACCTGTGGTCATGGTGATTTGCATGGGCTTGAAAGAGGACTTTGACAAGGTCAGATTTGAATGGTGTTTGCAtgcctggctgctgctgctgccgctgcggCTGCCACAGATATGAGAGTAGAGGGGAGCAAATGGTGGTAGGAGGACTAGAGACTCTCTCAGCACAGTCTGCATTCTGCATTGTCAGACACAGTGAACCTGTAAGGACTGAATAAAGAGCACCACACAAGACTGAGAAATAAGCATCTTCAAAATATTTAATCTCTGTGACCAAAATAGGAACATTTAGGATGCAAACATCTACAATTTAAAGGGCTATGTCTTAAATATTGTATAGTGTAGACATTTTATTCAAGCTTGAAACCTGTCATTTTGTGAGTGTCTCTACTGAGCATGGTCAGGTCAACTTTTGTTTCCCTTGGTTTTTTGGTTTTTCAGCAGCCATGTCTGTGTTTGGTGGCAGCTGTTTTGTGTATATACAAAACAGATCATAACTGTCAAGGTATGaacactgtttgtaaacacagaAGGCACTGACActcaaaacagtttttgacGTGCATAAAGGACCTAAGAGGTATAAAAATATACCCCCAAAAATTCTCTCAGTCAGAGGTATAATTTCAGAGAATGGTTGGCTCtacagggacagttcaccccaaaatcaaaaatacatatttcttcTCTTACCTACAGTGCTATTTATCAccctagattgttttggtgtgcgtTGGCAGgggttggagatatcagccatagagatgtctgtcttctctccaatataatggaactagatggcactcagtttgtggtgctaaAAATACtcagcagcagtgtctctttccaggaatcatgacctggttacttagGATTATCCACAaagcttgttgtgagcagtttcatgtaggagctattttctttctactgaactacacccgcaaattgcatcaccatgcagaaggaagcgtgcatctactcatggacgagaggctcgtgcttgtgacagcatgagatgtaaacgttcatggtgtcctcctcggctgagctataatgttagctagctcagtggtgctaagtgagctaCTAGGAGATGCATGCCAccgtctgtgcagtgatacagttggcgggtgtagttcagtagaaagaaaaatgttcctacatgaaactgctcccaacaaggtctgtggattatcttaagtaaacggatcatgatttctggaaagagacattgctgttgagtctttcaaatttattttaagGCACataccacaagctgagtgccatctagttccattatattagagagaaggcagacatctctacgtcTGATATCTCCAACCCCTgccaactcacaccaaaacaatctagattgataaatagcactgta encodes the following:
- the LOC117253159 gene encoding seipin-like isoform X2, which encodes MDQDSSLRPGDDGDLSMLIGEGLPRLRDAVVMVMSRARQRVVQGFVVSSFVLLLLWIAAFLYGSFYYSYMPRAAYSSPVHYYYRTDCESPSSFWCSYPVANVSLMRNKKHALTFGQAYRMSLRLEMPDSPTNQDLGMFMIKTTCFSRDGGKVASSARSSMLRYRSDLLRYLGTLLFLPAFLTGVAEQKQVLEVELFSDYTDDPYAPSVTALIEILSNKVQIYSSELNIHAHFTGLRYLLFNFPTLSALVGVSSNFIFLSLLFVLSYVRLLLGEEWGPQQLRADGLLSDRGNNVNNNQQEDEKDAAAGAAELLGPLQMTPTNPSQERLRLISDGGTEVQNRQIQPHIE
- the LOC117253159 gene encoding seipin-like isoform X3 — translated: MGASTTRTCPGLLTPHLCTTTTDCESPSSFWCSYPVANVSLMRNKKHALTFGQAYRMSLRLEMPDSPTNQDLGMFMIKTTCFSRDGGKVASSARSARQLLSATSSRFSMLRYRSDLLRYLGTLLFLPAFLTGVAEQKQVLEVELFSDYTDDPYAPSVTALIEILSNKVQIYSSELNIHAHFTGLRYLLFNFPTLSALVGVSSNFIFLSLLFVLSYVRLLLGEEWGPQQLRADGLLSDRGNNVNNNQQEDEKDAAAGAAELLGPLQMTPTNPSQERLRLISDGGTEVQNRQIQPHIE
- the LOC117253159 gene encoding seipin-like isoform X1, which produces MDQDSSLRPGDDGDLSMLIGEGLPRLRDAVVMVMSRARQRVVQGFVVSSFVLLLLWIAAFLYGSFYYSYMPRAAYSSPVHYYYRTDCESPSSFWCSYPVANVSLMRNKKHALTFGQAYRMSLRLEMPDSPTNQDLGMFMIKTTCFSRDGGKVASSARSARQLLSATSSRFSMLRYRSDLLRYLGTLLFLPAFLTGVAEQKQVLEVELFSDYTDDPYAPSVTALIEILSNKVQIYSSELNIHAHFTGLRYLLFNFPTLSALVGVSSNFIFLSLLFVLSYVRLLLGEEWGPQQLRADGLLSDRGNNVNNNQQEDEKDAAAGAAELLGPLQMTPTNPSQERLRLISDGGTEVQNRQIQPHIE